The Kryptolebias marmoratus isolate JLee-2015 linkage group LG1, ASM164957v2, whole genome shotgun sequence sequence GAGGTttgcagaacagcatctctgacccACAACATGTCGAACCTTGAGgtggatgggctacagcagcagaagaccacaccgggtgccactcctgtcagctaagaacaggaaactgaggctacaattcacacaggctcaccaacattggacaatagaagattggaaaaatgttgcctggtctgatgagtctcgatttctgctgcaacattcggatggtagggtcagaatcatgaaagcatggatccatcctgccttgGATCAGCGGTTCAGGCTGCTGGTGGTGCAGTGGTgtgggggatattttcctggcacactttGGGCCCATTAGTACCAATTGAGCATCGTGTCAACACCACAGCCACAGCCGacctgagtattgttgctgaccatgtccatccctttatgaccacagtggagccatcttctgatggctacttccagcaggataacACACCATGTCATAAAACGtgaatcatctcagactggtttcttgaacacgacgatgagttcactgtactcgaatggcctccacagtcaccagatctcaatccaacaGAGCagctttgggatgtggtggaacgggagattcacatcatggatgtgcagccgacaaatctgcagcaactgtgtgatgctgtcatgtcaatatggaccagactctctgaggaatgtttccagtaccttgttgaatctatgccacgaAGGATTAGGGCAGTTCTGAATgcaaaagggggtccaacccggtactagcaaggtgtacctaataaagtggccggtgagtgtatGTTAGTAGATTTGAAAAAGTATAATGTAGGTAACACCCAAACTCAGTCTAAAGGGATATTTTCCATCTGTACAAACAAGTCTGCTCTTAAAATATGTAGAAAATAATAGAGTTTGTGTTTCGAGacattctttgttttataaagaataataaataaattaaaaaaaaaagaaatagcttCACCAGAAAAGTGCTTTTCAGATTTGGTAGGCTGTATGAAATGAAGTTGATCAAATTCTTTTCCATGTAAGGAATATAAGTTTTTAAACCAGACTGTGTCGTACTCTGATACTGGcttaaaattgcaagaaaataacatttatctgtgatattattattattattattaatgtcaTCTTTGGagtatgaatgactctcagctactaccatactaaatttgagctcaatgtctgtcagatttttgtgttttctggctgtggcggccatcttgaattgggctgagtTGTAGATGTCGATCCAaagattagtttctgagagtttcactcaaATCTTTTCTGTGGtccatgatatattttgctaatacacacacagacagttacATTATCCTTATTATTTGGTGGCAGGTGAGAACTGGATTCATACAAATTTAACACTTTTACTTGGGTGGAGAAGTGTGGAAAAGTTTGGAATGTTGAAACGGGGGAAAGATGTAGGCTTGGTCGTCACCAGTCATGTTGTATGTGACATGTGGGTTTCagatgaggaggaggctgtGGAGGACGAAGAGGGGGAGCAGCCGAACCTCCAACCTGCTGCTAGAGTCGGCGccaagaagcagaagaagctggaggagaAACAGGCTAAGAAAGCTCAGAGAGAGGTGATGAGCAacgcctgtctgtctgttcaaaCGCACGGCTTTCTGCCAACACGTCTGTCCGGTCTGATCCTCAGGCGGAGctggaggagagagaggagagaaagaggaggcAGGAGCTCCGGGAGCAGGAGAGACGacaggaagaggagcaggagagacttctggagcagaaacaGGCGAGTGGGTTGCTCCTCCTTGTTCCTTGTTCCTTGTGAGGAGGCGCTCACACGCTCCGTGTTCCCGTTCCgtcaggaggagcaggagcagagagcaaaagaggagcaggagagacAAGAGGAGGAAGAGTACCGACGACTCAAGGCTTCGTTTGTGATCGAGGAGCAGGGAGAGCAGGAGCAGCTCTCTGAGGATCAGGTCTCTGTTCGCGtgtgtttcctgcaggtttccACATCTCTGCTTTCTAACGTTTGTGTTGTTTAGTCCCGCAGCCTGCTGCAGGACTTCATCCAGTACATCGAGGTGAGACCCACCCCCTCTGTTCACTCCTTCCCGGGATGGAATGATTTATGGAAAACCTGTCCTCGTTGGGATGTGTATCTGTTCAGACAAATCAGTGCTGAGTGCTGCATGGCTTTGCTGAAATTTCAAATCTAAATATTAGAGCATTTATCGcagatggatgtttttaaaataaaatacaaatatgggGGAAGGTTTCCACTGAGTCCAGCCCAGCCGGTTCTGATGGTTGTGAACAGGTCTCCTCTGTCTGCAGAACTCTAAGGTGGTTCTCCTGGAGGACCTGGCATCTCACTTTGGGATGAGGACACAAGATGCCATCTCCAGACTGCAGGACCTGTTATCTGAAGGGACCCTCACAGGTGAGCCACGACTTTGTTTCCCCAGAACGGTTCAGAATGTGACTGGTTGTTTTTAGTGAGTGAAGAGTTCGGTGTGCgtctgctgctgcaggtgtgATCGACGACAGAGGAAAGTTCATCTTCATCACTCCAGAGGAGCTGGACTCTGTGGCTCGGTTCATCAAACAGAGAGGACGGGTCTCCATCACAGAACTGGCTCAGGCCAGCAACTCCCTGATCAACCTGGTTCCTGAGAGCCGCAGCGCCGCGTGACGGTCCCGACGAGAACCTGGACTCAGAACAGCTGGTCGCTTCAGGCAATCAAATATTCTGCTTTACTCTGAAGATTCTAAGTATTCAATAAAGTTATATTAttcttttcctgtctttttattattatttttgtacaatGCAACtaattctgcatattttgtgctattttaaccattcatgtatcaaaatgttcagctcattctggTTGCTGTGAACTCCTAGTTTTGACTCTTTGCAGGAAATTACAGGATCATAGCAGCAGCAATTATGTCACACAGACAATAACAATACTAAAAATAATGTGCATAAAATACACTGAACAAAAGGTGGGGTACATTTTCATTAATTTGCATATTATAGAGTTTGATGGCAGCTGGCAGGAAAGACCTCCTGTAACGCTCAGTCTTGCACCTCGGAACTGAAGGTGTTCTAATGAAACAGCTCCAGCCATGAAGTTGTTGTTCATGATGGCAATTATTCTCTTTAGCATCCTCACTTCAGCCACCTGCTCAACCCAGTCCTGTTATTTCCATGGTGGAGTTTACCTTTtttaacttcctgcacttcactctTCCACCAGCAGGTTTCCTTCTCACCTTCTCTCTGACCAGATGAaacaccaagtaccttccttcctgtctctctgtttctgtagcagcccagtcatctggaagctctttcttacctACCTTTCTGCTAGTggttacttaaaaactaatcagattttgattaaattttcagaaaaacttTGCTGTCACAAGAAAATGGATGCAGGAtcctgactttttatttttttactgtagatCTGTTGGAGCTTTGCGTTCTAAATGCGTTTATTTAGATCAATGTTCCACTTTTATTATCTGAAGTGACTTTAAAAGAACAGTGATTCAGAACCAcgtcagacaaaaagaaatcgAGACATCTTTATTTTTGATTCTCTATATtctcatacaaaaaaaaaaaagcctaaatgtgacaattttaaattcttagtcgtaggaggaaaaaaaacaaacaagacagaccTGATTTCTGTAACACTTCCAGGATCAAACTGAATACCTAAACAAATGTTGTGGAACTACAACAACCTGAACCGTGAATCAAACTGCTGTCAGATGGGTCGGACTCTTCAttcccactcctcctcctcctcctcctctgcagcagcagtttgggCTGCAGGCTGGTTCTGGACACTGCTGTCCTGGAAAGAGCCTCTCTGAACACAGAACACACAACAATGTCCTTTAACAACACAAGGAAACCCAGAGGACACTAGAAGTGAACAGGAAGCTGTACCTTCCGGGAGTCTGTGGAGGCAAACGTCTTCCTGAAGGTGTTGAATGTGGTGCTGGAAGAACCACTGAAAGCAGACTCCTCCAGCCAGGGTGGGACCTCCTGCTGGGCCTGTAGGACCACCACCAACCAGGAGAGACACATTATTCACTCCAAGCATTCACAATCTTGGTTTccagtttatagtttctttcgcatactttgtgctatttaaaaaaaaaaaaaaaaaatcaaaacattcaactCATTCAAGAGATGGttacttttaaactaaattataaaaaaatgacccataaaaaccttaaatgcattcaaaacattgttctctttgaaatctgctttagcataCAGACtccattttggttttcttatgctattttaccttttagctactgttttgctcatttcagcatctgcttttagcttcagtatctgttcagcagttgtttttcagagttaagctactgttctgctgcttttaactttaattaatctacttttagtttttacttgatTTCCCCCCCAATTTCAGCTccagcttgttttaactttgacgACTCCGTTTTAGTAAATGCTTCATTTGCTTAAATTTTCAGCTAATTAAATTCTCTGCTGCAGATGTACAGACAGCTgtgtttctaaaatatttaaagttgttGGTTGTTCCTGCAGatgatgtattttaaaacaaaaagaaagccacGGCTCACGGAtcctgttttagctttaatgtgCAAACGGATGAACATTTCAACAACTAGTGTCTTAATCAGAGTGCAAGTGGACACAGAACTGAGGTAATTCAACCAGATGTTTATAAGCCACTTGATAGATGATTAAGTCAGAAATACAAGCCTGTTGGTTAGTCCACAGTGATGTCCACccagtagtgctgggcgatataacgatccatgtcgtggggacgatagaaaagtgtctatcgtgatatattttcttctatcgtttctatcataattgtatcaatgattcatgtaaatatttcataacgtaggctacgacgaatgtattagtgttgtcactttgcatacattcagtttatNNNNNNNNNNNNNNNNNNNNNNNNNNNNNNNNNNNNNNNNNNNNNNNNNNNNNNNNNNNNNNNNNNNNNNNNNNNNNNNNNNNNNNNNNNNNNNNNNNNNNNNNNNNNNNNNNNNNNNNNNNNNNNNNNNNNNNNNNNNNNNNNNNNNNNNNNNNNNNNNNNNNNNNNNNNNNNNNNNNNNNNNNNNNNNNNNNNNNNNNNNNNNNNNNNNNNNNNNNNNNNNNNNNNNNNNNNNNNNNNNNNNNNNNNNNNNNNNNNNNNNNNNNN is a genomic window containing:
- the LOC108241844 gene encoding DDRGK domain-containing protein 1, producing MDVFLYVAAAAILVVLILFALKLQRKTRDADEERQRDVVRAAGAPPRAPEERGAGMPRRRRNLGAVMANRRLQRGEPDEEEAVEDEEGEQPNLQPAARVGAKKQKKLEEKQAKKAQREAELEEREERKRRQELREQERRQEEEQERLLEQKQEEQEQRAKEEQERQEEEEYRRLKASFVIEEQGEQEQLSEDQSRSLLQDFIQYIENSKVVLLEDLASHFGMRTQDAISRLQDLLSEGTLTGVIDDRGKFIFITPEELDSVARFIKQRGRVSITELAQASNSLINLVPESRSAA